The following is a genomic window from Salinibacterium sp. UTAS2018.
CCGCCGGATGATCGAAGGGCACGACGGCGCGGAACGGGTCAGTCAAGAGGGCCCGCTGCGCGATACCGAGGCGCGGCGTGATCTCCATCGGGCTGATTCCCAGTTCGATCGTGCGGTGCGCGAGTGCCTCATCCAGCCAATTGTTAGCACCTTCGTGCACTTCAAAACGGACTTCGGGGTGCGTTTCGGAGAACTCCGCAAGCAGCGGAGCGATGAGCATCGCGCTGACGCTCGGTACGCTTCCCACTGCGACATTGCCCCGTACTTGGCCCTGACCGGCCGCCACCGCGGCCAGCGCCGACTGCCACTCCGTGACGGTTGCACGAGCATGGGGCAGAAACGCGGTGCCAGCAGCGGTCAGCGTTGGCGGGTGCACATCCCGGTGGAAGAGTTGAGCGCCAAGCTCGGCTTCCAGCGCGGCCACATGGGCGCTGATCCGAGACTGCGAGCGATGGAGGGTGCGGGAGGCCGCGGTAAAGCCGCCCTGCTCGTGCACGGCGAGAAACGATCTGCACCAGACGAGTTCCATGCTGCAACCTTAGCGACCGAGCGTCATCCGCTCATCTGTCGGACGCTGCGGCGCGGGAGGCTCCGGAATGGGCCCGGCGAGAAGCGGGTCGTGGGTATCCCGCATGAGCTTTTCGAGTCGGGCGACAAGGTCGGCGCGCAGGTCGGCATACTGCGGATCGTTGATGAGGTTGGTGAGCTCCGAGGGATCCGCGGCGAGGTCATACAGTTCCTCGGCGGGCCGCGGATCGTTGGGCCAGTCACCCATCCCGGCTCGGGTCGCGCTCTCCTCTAGGTCGAGGGGAAGCGGCACTCGCACGCCCTGCTCGAAGTTGCGAATGTACTTGGCGCTCGGGGTGCGGATGGCACGGATCGGGTCATAGCGATCGTGGAAACTCTTTTCTAGCAGGAGTTCGCGGGTATCCGGTGCTGCTTCATCCGTTGTCTGCAGGCGAGTGAGGATGCTCTCGCCCTCGAGTTCGTCGGACGGTGTTCCGCCGGCAACGGTCACGAGCGTCGGCACGATGTCGAGGTGGCTGACGATGTGGTCGCGGCGGCCAGGCTCAACCCCGAACGACTCCGGGGGGCGAACGATGAAAGCGACCTTGACTCCCGAGTCGTAGAGGGTGCTCTTGGCGCGCGGGAAGGCGACCCCGTGGTCGGTCGTGAAAATGATGAGGGTGTCGCGGCCCTTGGGCGATGCGGTGATGCGGTCGATGATCTGGCCGACCGCGGCATCCATCTGGCGAATGGCTCCGTGGAAGGCTGCGATGTCGTTGCGTGTGTCTGCGTTGTCGGGGAGGTACGGCGGCACGTCGACGGTGGCCGGATCCGCGTACTCGTAGTCTTCGGCTGGCCAGGGGCGGTGGACTTCCCAGATGCCGATCGTCAGCAGGGTGGGGGTGTCGTCGCGCGGCTGGCCGTACCACCAGTCAACACGGCGGGCGACCTCCATCGCGCGAGGAAGGAATCCAAGTCCGTGCACTTCGTCGTAGCCGAGCACGCGGGCATCGAAATCTTCATGCTGCAGCCCGATCAGAGCGCTTCGGTAGCCTTCGCGGCGCAACAGCTCCGGCAGCGTAGTGACGCCGGGCTTGTACTGCCAGCCAGCATGAGTGAGACCCATGAGTCCGTTTTGGTGCGGCAGGCGGCCGGTGAAGATGGAGGAGCGTGCGGGAGTGCACAGCGGTGCGGTCGCGAAAGCTGCATCGAAAATGACGCCGGAGTCAGCGAACGCCTCAAGGCGGGGACTGGGCACCGACGGCATGTCGTAGCAGGAGAGCCAATCGCCGAGATCGTGGCAGTGGATGAGGACGATATCTGGCTGGGAGACCATCGTGGCAACTTTCGTGTGAGGAGGGGTGAAGAAGGAACGCTCAGCGCGGGGGAGCGGTGGTGAGGCCGACGCCCCCGCGCTGAGAAGGAGCGACTAACCCATGGGGTAGCCGGCATCCTCGACTACTTGAGTGACCTGCTCCTGCAGTTGAGCCATACCGTCTTCGGGGCTTACGTCACCAGCAGCGATCGCGGCGATGATGGGCTCAGAGACGGTGAGGAACTCGGTGATGAAGGTGAAGCGGAACGGGCCGACGGCGGTCGGGGCTGATTCGCGAACGACATCCAAGTAGGCGCTTGTTTCCGCGCTGAGACCCTCAGCGTCGTAAGCGTCGTCGCGGGTGGGGATTCCACCAGCTTCAGCGAAGATCTCCATGCCGTGCTCGGAGGTGACCCAGTCGATGAAGTCGACGGCGAGTTCGCGACGATCTTCGGGAAGGTCGGCGGGCAGCGCGAGGTTCCAGAGTCCACTGGCGGATGCTGCTCCGGGCAGCACCGCGTAGCCAACCTTGCCGACGACATTGGAACTGGACTCGTCATTCATGCTGCTCGCTGCTGCGGCGACGACATCCAACTGTCCGGCGTCGCCACCCTGCATGGCGGCGATGGCTTCGGCCTGACCGACAGCCTTGGGGTCGGCGGGGCCGAGCTTGGCGAGTTCGCGGAAGTCACGCGCGGCTTCGAGAGCCTCGGGGGTGTTGAAGGCGGGGGTCCAGTCAGAGCCTTCGTCGACGAAGAAGCTTCCGCCGACTCCGTGAAGCAGACCA
Proteins encoded in this region:
- a CDS encoding LysR family transcriptional regulator, with translation MELVWCRSFLAVHEQGGFTAASRTLHRSQSRISAHVAALEAELGAQLFHRDVHPPTLTAAGTAFLPHARATVTEWQSALAAVAAGQGQVRGNVAVGSVPSVSAMLIAPLLAEFSETHPEVRFEVHEGANNWLDEALAHRTIELGISPMEITPRLGIAQRALLTDPFRAVVPFDHPAASAGFLELEQLVGKPVITTGEAGLDPHVGLEFRELLEHVEFDYERSLAVTQPTTVFSFVRAGLGIGIMGALGTRIVRDNSLVVVPVNAENASRKIGLRWANTRRLSPAASAFADALEAMVDREIAAGRLEAR
- a CDS encoding sulfatase, which produces MVSQPDIVLIHCHDLGDWLSCYDMPSVPSPRLEAFADSGVIFDAAFATAPLCTPARSSIFTGRLPHQNGLMGLTHAGWQYKPGVTTLPELLRREGYRSALIGLQHEDFDARVLGYDEVHGLGFLPRAMEVARRVDWWYGQPRDDTPTLLTIGIWEVHRPWPAEDYEYADPATVDVPPYLPDNADTRNDIAAFHGAIRQMDAAVGQIIDRITASPKGRDTLIIFTTDHGVAFPRAKSTLYDSGVKVAFIVRPPESFGVEPGRRDHIVSHLDIVPTLVTVAGGTPSDELEGESILTRLQTTDEAAPDTRELLLEKSFHDRYDPIRAIRTPSAKYIRNFEQGVRVPLPLDLEESATRAGMGDWPNDPRPAEELYDLAADPSELTNLINDPQYADLRADLVARLEKLMRDTHDPLLAGPIPEPPAPQRPTDERMTLGR
- a CDS encoding ABC transporter substrate-binding protein, producing MKKAFIAIGSVAAMSIALTGCSGSTTGGALGSGDSLVVITSQAPWNPAYDAVVKAYEEETGVDVDLRPFPNADVKTQVLNDAQTGNHTFDVYQVNEVDLAQLNDSGILMPFTEAKAGYTLDPEIFTYNNVTNWNSETRSFSADGDVTSLPLMGNLQVLMYRTDIYDDLGLSVPTTWDETIANGQAMIDADAARYGYVQRYQGIPGAPGVTYDFAGLLHGVGGSFFVDEGSDWTPAFNTPEALEAARDFRELAKLGPADPKAVGQAEAIAAMQGGDAGQLDVVAAAASSMNDESSSNVVGKVGYAVLPGAASASGLWNLALPADLPEDRRELAVDFIDWVTSEHGMEIFAEAGGIPTRDDAYDAEGLSAETSAYLDVVRESAPTAVGPFRFTFITEFLTVSEPIIAAIAAGDVSPEDGMAQLQEQVTQVVEDAGYPMG